One window of Globicephala melas chromosome 2, mGloMel1.2, whole genome shotgun sequence genomic DNA carries:
- the LOC115852174 gene encoding granzyme H-like — translation MQPLLLLMAFLLPTGLGLPFLSEEIIGGHEAKPHSRPYMVFVQFLDKESWKRCGGVLVQKDFVLTAAHCRGSLINVTLGAHNIKKQERTQQMIPVRRAVPHPDYDPKSYSNDIMLLQLERKAKGTAAVRPLSLPRREVRVKPGKACSVAGWGQVAVGTQTTTLQEAELTVQEDPVCKSLFPGYYSQGTQICVGDPRKVKTAFKGDSGGPLVCKNVVQGIFSYGKSTGTSPGVFTKVSHFLPWLKRTMKRLEQQLETDLSLC, via the exons ATGCAGCCTCTCCTGCTCCTGATGGCCTTTCTTCTGCCCACCGGGCTGGGACTG CCTTTTCTTTCAGAGGAGATCATCGGGGGCCACGAGGCCAAGCCCCACTCCCGTCCCTACATGGTGTTTGTTCAGTTTCTGGATAAGGAGAGTTGGAAGAGGTGCGGCGGTGTCCTCGTGCAAAAGGACTTTGTTCTGACGGCTGCTCACTGCAGAGGAAG TTTAATCAACGTCACCCTGGGGGCCCACAACATCAAGAAACAGGAGAGGACCCAGCAGATGATCCCAGTGAGACGAGCCGTCCCCCACCCAGACTATGATCCTAAGAGCTACTCCAATGACATCATGTTACTGCAG CTGGAGAGAAAGGCCAAGGGGACTGCAGCTGTGAGACCCCTCAGCCTGCCCAGGCGCGAGGTCCGGGTGAAGCCAGGAAAGGCGTGCAGTGTGGCCGGCTGGGGGCAGGTGGCCGTGGGCACTCAAACCACCACCCTGCAGGAGGCAGAGCTGACGGTGCAGGAGGATCCAGTGTGCAAATCCCTCTTCCCAGGCTATTACAGCCAGGGCACCCAGATTTGCGTGGGGGACCCGAGGAAGGTGAAGACTGCCTTCAAG GGTGACTCCGGCGGGCCCCTCGTGTGCAAAAACGTGGTCCAGGGTATTTTCTCCTATGGAAAATCAACTGGGACATCTCCAGGAGTCTTCACCAAGGTCTCACACTTCCTGCCCTGGTTAAAGAGAACAATGAAGCGCCTCGAACAGCAGCTTGAGACTGACCTTTCTCTCTGCTGA